The following are from one region of the Candidatus Poribacteria bacterium genome:
- a CDS encoding transposase family protein gives MLVAGRYVHPNSLFARLSKITDYRFSRWRIYPLNKISSLLILASVCGERSLRGMWLWAVNRWEEVR, from the coding sequence ATGCTCGTGGCAGGCCGATATGTCCATCCCAACAGCTTATTCGCCAGGCTGTCCAAAATAACCGACTACCGCTTCTCCCGGTGGAGGATCTACCCTCTTAACAAGATATCATCACTGCTTATCCTGGCATCAGTCTGTGGTGAGAGATCGCTAAGAGGGATGTGGCTTTGGGCGGTGAACAGATGGGAGGAGGTTAGAG